In Bacteroidia bacterium, one genomic interval encodes:
- a CDS encoding T9SS type A sorting domain-containing protein, whose amino-acid sequence MINKNNITQATGSVILLVALLFINNKSCGQGYNHTWLLGYHYNISNPTDTMARMDFTNSSYSLIPHLRKMPFAETQGNISDENGNFLMSSNGIWIANSIGDTMPNGTGLNPGWAATSFKDYGLPLINGNIILPMPNDTDKFVLFHQTAGSITLNSPEIFYTIIDKTLDSGKGDVVSKNNVALSGSFGHGMAACKHGNGRDWWVVAFNNNAGIMYKFLISPNNVQYIGSQNLNVPVYGDWAGQPVFSPDGSKFAYRNGYSTITQTWVENMRLFHFDRCDATFTLDTIVDYTDSLLGYGTAFSSNSRYLYFGSSHHLYQLDTDSLTVFGSLQLVATSDTFPSPSPPFYTNFHTMYLAANCKVYLTSTNGVLDLHEIDYPDSAGTACNVNLHNIHLPCFNLGTVPVHPNYYLGRLVGSPCDSLTSINDLAVHDFKFSIFPNPSNGNFKIVYLLPQNKSGTLQIFDITGKEVYKQNLPQWSTLQYISLPKIANGVYQCVISSGNERVHKKLVVFKE is encoded by the coding sequence ATGATAAATAAAAATAACATAACACAAGCAACTGGCAGCGTTATACTGCTGGTTGCTTTGTTATTTATTAATAACAAGTCCTGTGGACAAGGCTATAATCATACGTGGTTGTTAGGCTATCATTACAATATTAGCAATCCAACCGATACAATGGCGCGAATGGATTTTACAAATAGCAGCTATTCTCTGATTCCACACTTGAGAAAAATGCCTTTTGCTGAGACACAGGGTAATATCTCTGACGAAAATGGAAATTTTTTAATGAGCAGCAATGGTATTTGGATTGCTAATTCTATAGGAGATACAATGCCTAACGGGACTGGGCTAAATCCTGGCTGGGCAGCAACAAGTTTTAAAGATTATGGATTACCATTAATTAATGGTAACATTATATTGCCCATGCCCAATGATACTGACAAATTTGTTTTATTTCACCAAACAGCAGGGTCAATAACGTTAAATTCTCCAGAGATATTCTATACCATTATCGACAAAACACTGGATAGTGGAAAAGGTGATGTTGTTTCTAAAAATAATGTTGCATTATCGGGCTCATTTGGTCATGGAATGGCAGCCTGTAAGCACGGAAACGGTAGAGATTGGTGGGTAGTTGCTTTTAATAATAATGCTGGCATTATGTATAAATTTTTAATAAGCCCAAACAATGTACAATATATTGGTAGCCAAAATCTAAATGTTCCTGTATATGGTGATTGGGCAGGGCAGCCTGTCTTCTCACCTGACGGAAGTAAATTTGCATATCGTAATGGTTACAGCACCATCACTCAAACATGGGTTGAAAATATGAGACTGTTTCATTTTGACCGTTGCGATGCAACATTTACACTTGATACTATTGTTGACTATACCGATTCCTTATTAGGCTATGGTACTGCATTTTCTTCTAACTCAAGATACCTCTACTTTGGTTCCTCTCATCACTTATATCAACTTGATACAGATTCATTAACTGTATTCGGAAGTTTGCAGTTAGTTGCTACAAGCGATACATTTCCATCTCCGTCTCCTCCTTTTTACACAAATTTTCATACTATGTATCTTGCAGCTAACTGCAAGGTTTATCTGACATCAACAAATGGCGTTTTAGATTTGCACGAAATAGATTATCCAGATAGTGCGGGTACAGCATGTAATGTTAACCTACACAACATTCATCTGCCGTGTTTTAATTTAGGAACAGTTCCAGTCCACCCAAACTATTATCTCGGTCGCTTAGTCGGCAGCCCTTGTGATTCTTTAACAAGCATTAATGATTTAGCCGTGCATGATTTTAAATTTTCTATTTTTCCTAATCCATCAAACGGCAACTTCAAAATAGTTTATCTCTTACCACAGAACAAATCCGGCACACTCCAAATTTTTGATATTACAGGTAAAGAAGTTTACAAGCAAAATTTGCCGCAGTGGAGTACATTGCAATACATCTCATTGCCCAAAATCGCTAACGGTGTTTATCAATGTGTGATTAGCAGTGGCAATGAAAGGGTGCATAAAAAGTTGGTTGTCTTTAAAGAGTAA
- a CDS encoding T9SS type A sorting domain-containing protein, whose protein sequence is MNKEATVQSMQCDTFTVSGYFTSPGSCFYNVASVTSPASTMWKDSVCVSVNYACTDSSTFIIYDSTYSTTLNYRYDTLNIFIEGTLFVNDTLKLMRCNVYMNAGAHIIVQAGGYLDIDSSFVTGCTNMWRGITVLDYGELLVYEGSTIADADTTVLANNKAKATLHNAYIKNFVIGVYMPPSANVYYNGTTLKVEQTTFDFTAFKQNYTGQNTHGVKPECGVLLNDWIGTIGTYQDSMWLNKFLNLNNGIVTKSSTVTVKNCFFGNIQADAFYGKQYNGTAVASVGDIATGKRGNLTMQPVMNNQITINSSHFGVWTTYSTLNLNNVRMDSMYIGATVNRCKDYLSATIAWNEIKAKRAGIVCNNNAGAAKMDLNNNTIHVNGAGLNVASGIIISEINKNGQGNYYIDNNYLYLYNVRYGIRMQNVYKPLVAHNYIEQNNSSSNFYSEGITSNNCDSTLVRCNGVRNLNIANTVTKGIVYSISSNASISCNSIDSTATGIFFGGNCMGAQLKGNTLRNNLLGLYINNVGLTGIQPNNGNRFIDYRDTVGAYNANLSFGGLSGSEFRVRTTDVPGNIYYPILAQQNLGWFSPTATTSPYQCGAACYDMLEGIDNEILYRIIAGDSILTEEFIPESQSMARQYLFQVLTNNDSLLASDTLFQNFYNEMLAEAEGQLNSVERRFETYGKMDSTFIPMLNSIDTLLKVFNSYVEDFEAMRDSIEQSGTNADSLLEQWIVQIGNLERTRQNIILQHNAVISGEMYEGELTNNIINGDEQNEINSTLMNDLFMQLEEANYTNIDEHYNEIMNIAEQCPYYSGEAVYRARAVIALVNDSIEYNDDVNCLLYGIYRQGKTANELTSERIEVKPNSASDYVSIKVSCKENETFSADITNTVGQSVLNKKLKCNQVNIINISELQQGAYTIVVKTKNEIQNFKLIVVR, encoded by the coding sequence ATGAACAAAGAAGCAACCGTCCAATCCATGCAATGCGACACCTTTACCGTATCAGGATATTTTACCTCTCCGGGAAGTTGCTTCTACAACGTAGCAAGCGTTACTTCTCCGGCAAGCACTATGTGGAAAGATAGTGTTTGTGTGAGTGTAAACTATGCTTGCACAGACAGCAGCACGTTCATCATTTACGACAGCACCTACAGTACTACCCTAAATTACAGATACGACACCTTAAACATATTTATTGAAGGCACACTGTTTGTAAACGACACCTTAAAATTGATGCGTTGCAATGTGTATATGAATGCAGGGGCGCATATTATAGTGCAGGCTGGCGGCTACTTGGATATTGACAGCAGCTTTGTAACAGGCTGCACCAATATGTGGCGCGGCATTACAGTACTTGACTACGGAGAGTTACTTGTGTACGAAGGCAGCACTATTGCCGATGCTGATACTACAGTACTTGCCAACAACAAAGCCAAGGCAACACTGCACAATGCCTATATCAAAAACTTTGTAATTGGAGTGTACATGCCGCCATCGGCAAATGTCTATTACAACGGCACAACACTAAAAGTAGAGCAGACAACTTTTGATTTCACGGCATTTAAACAAAACTACACAGGACAAAATACACATGGCGTAAAGCCGGAGTGCGGTGTGTTGCTTAATGATTGGATAGGGACTATTGGAACCTATCAGGATTCGATGTGGCTAAACAAATTCTTAAACCTGAACAATGGTATTGTTACCAAAAGCAGCACTGTAACAGTAAAAAATTGTTTCTTTGGTAATATACAAGCCGATGCTTTTTATGGTAAACAATACAATGGCACGGCAGTAGCATCTGTTGGTGATATTGCTACGGGCAAAAGAGGCAACCTCACCATGCAGCCCGTGATGAACAATCAAATCACTATCAATAGCAGCCACTTCGGTGTGTGGACTACCTACAGCACACTGAACCTAAACAATGTGCGCATGGACAGCATGTATATAGGTGCAACAGTAAACCGTTGCAAAGACTACCTGAGTGCTACCATTGCCTGGAACGAAATAAAAGCCAAACGCGCAGGTATTGTTTGCAACAACAATGCCGGTGCAGCCAAGATGGATTTAAACAACAACACCATTCATGTCAATGGTGCCGGATTAAATGTAGCTTCGGGTATCATCATCAGCGAAATCAATAAAAACGGACAGGGTAATTATTATATTGATAACAATTACCTGTATCTTTACAATGTACGTTACGGCATACGCATGCAAAATGTATACAAACCGTTGGTGGCACATAACTACATAGAACAAAACAACAGCAGCAGCAACTTTTACAGCGAAGGCATAACATCAAACAATTGCGACAGCACTCTGGTACGTTGCAATGGTGTACGCAATCTTAATATTGCTAACACAGTAACAAAAGGTATTGTTTACAGTATAAGCAGCAATGCAAGCATCAGTTGCAACAGCATTGACAGCACAGCCACAGGAATATTTTTTGGCGGCAACTGCATGGGCGCACAACTCAAAGGCAACACCCTGCGCAATAATTTATTGGGGCTGTACATTAACAATGTAGGCTTAACAGGCATACAACCAAACAACGGAAACAGATTTATTGATTACCGCGACACTGTTGGTGCTTATAATGCGAATTTATCATTCGGAGGATTATCAGGTTCAGAATTTCGTGTGAGAACAACTGATGTTCCGGGTAACATTTACTATCCCATACTGGCACAACAAAACTTAGGCTGGTTTAGCCCGACAGCGACAACAAGCCCGTATCAATGCGGTGCGGCTTGTTACGATATGCTTGAAGGAATAGACAATGAGATTTTGTACAGAATAATTGCAGGTGACAGCATACTCACAGAAGAATTTATCCCCGAGAGCCAAAGCATGGCAAGGCAGTATTTGTTTCAAGTGTTGACAAATAACGACAGCTTGCTTGCAAGCGACACCTTGTTTCAGAATTTTTATAATGAAATGCTAGCAGAAGCCGAAGGGCAACTTAACTCAGTAGAAAGGAGGTTTGAAACCTACGGCAAAATGGATTCTACATTTATTCCAATGTTGAATAGCATAGATACCTTATTGAAAGTATTTAATAGTTATGTAGAAGATTTTGAAGCGATGCGAGATTCAATCGAGCAATCTGGCACCAATGCTGATTCTCTATTAGAGCAATGGATTGTGCAAATAGGAAATTTAGAAAGAACAAGGCAGAACATTATATTGCAGCATAATGCTGTTATATCGGGCGAAATGTATGAAGGTGAATTAACCAACAACATTATAAATGGCGATGAACAGAATGAAATAAACAGTACATTAATGAATGACCTGTTTATGCAGTTAGAAGAAGCCAATTATACAAACATTGATGAGCATTATAATGAGATAATGAATATTGCGGAGCAATGTCCGTATTACAGTGGTGAAGCGGTTTATAGAGCAAGAGCAGTAATAGCTTTGGTAAATGATTCAATTGAATACAATGATGATGTGAATTGTTTGCTCTATGGCATTTACAGGCAAGGGAAAACAGCTAATGAATTAACATCAGAAAGAATTGAAGTAAAGCCGAACTCTGCAAGCGATTACGTTTCAATAAAAGTTAGTTGCAAAGAAAACGAAACATTCAGCGCAGATATAACAAATACAGTAGGGCAAAGTGTACTGAATAAAAAATTGAAATGTAATCAAGTAAATATAATTAACATTAGTGAATTACAACAAGGCGCATATACGATTGTTGTAAAAACAAAAAATGAAATTCAAAATTTTAAGCTCATTGTTGTAAGGTGA
- a CDS encoding T9SS type A sorting domain-containing protein — protein MIRNKFYFIALLMFFPVMAQSQGKTHNFLIGYNILTDAYTTSGKGRLLFDSNSVTVISESRKMAFRAAQGNISDENGNLLIVSNGCWIADATGDTMMNGGGLNPNSFTNNWCDAYSGIPLAHGNFILPYPGNADKYILFHQTGNYNNNFVSTELYYSEIDLSLNGGLGAVTTKNQNILNDDLAWGLAACKHANGRDWWVFALKDASTIIHKFLLDSSGITYMGTQNLGFPIPFSGNAGQPTFSPDGTKFAYTSGTGNPPPFHDVRIFNFDRCNSNFTGLEYIAISDSSAGFGLAFSSDSKYLYHSSFQRVYQFNTDTSDVAASKTTVAVNDGFYSPIPPFQTDFWWMYLAANGKIYISSGSGVIDLHYINYPDSAGMACDVHLHDLHLPCWSVRGNVYHPNYYLGCDTTQTTCPCLITGINEMEQHDFKFSVSPNPNNGNFKIMYLLPQNSKGTFEVFDITGKKVFSYNLPQWSTLQYISLPKIANGVYQCVISSGNERVHKKLVVFKE, from the coding sequence GTGATACGAAATAAATTTTATTTTATAGCATTATTGATGTTTTTCCCTGTGATGGCACAATCACAGGGAAAAACACATAATTTTCTTATAGGTTATAATATACTTACTGATGCTTATACAACATCGGGAAAGGGAAGGTTGCTATTTGACAGCAATTCTGTAACGGTTATTAGTGAAAGCAGGAAAATGGCTTTTCGTGCAGCACAGGGAAATATCAGTGATGAAAATGGTAATTTATTAATTGTGAGTAACGGCTGTTGGATAGCTGATGCCACAGGCGATACCATGATGAATGGAGGTGGGTTGAATCCGAACTCCTTTACCAATAATTGGTGCGATGCTTATTCTGGTATTCCTTTAGCACATGGTAATTTCATTTTGCCTTATCCGGGTAATGCTGATAAATACATTTTGTTTCATCAGACGGGAAATTATAACAACAATTTTGTTTCAACCGAATTGTATTATTCGGAAATTGATTTGTCGCTGAATGGCGGCTTGGGTGCGGTTACAACTAAAAACCAGAATATATTGAATGATGATTTGGCTTGGGGATTAGCAGCATGTAAACATGCCAATGGCAGAGATTGGTGGGTGTTTGCTTTAAAAGATGCAAGCACAATCATTCATAAATTTTTATTGGATTCATCAGGCATTACCTATATGGGTACGCAAAATTTGGGGTTTCCTATTCCTTTTTCAGGCAATGCAGGGCAACCTACATTCTCTCCTGATGGAACTAAGTTTGCATACACATCAGGTACAGGTAATCCACCACCTTTCCACGATGTAAGAATTTTTAATTTTGATAGATGCAACAGTAATTTTACAGGATTGGAATATATTGCTATAAGCGATAGTTCCGCAGGTTTTGGTTTGGCATTTTCATCGGATTCAAAATATTTATATCATTCCTCTTTTCAGAGAGTATATCAATTTAATACCGACACTTCCGATGTTGCTGCAAGTAAAACAACGGTTGCCGTTAATGATGGCTTTTATTCACCCATACCACCCTTTCAAACTGATTTTTGGTGGATGTATCTTGCTGCAAATGGTAAGATTTATATTTCTTCGGGTAGTGGTGTTATTGATTTGCACTACATTAATTATCCTGACAGTGCAGGAATGGCATGTGATGTACATCTGCATGATTTGCATTTGCCTTGTTGGTCTGTAAGAGGGAATGTTTATCACCCCAATTATTACTTAGGTTGTGATACTACTCAAACTACCTGTCCTTGTTTGATAACAGGTATTAATGAAATGGAGCAGCATGATTTTAAGTTTTCTGTTTCACCAAATCCCAACAATGGAAATTTTAAAATCATGTACTTGTTACCGCAGAATAGTAAGGGCACTTTTGAGGTATTTGATATAACGGGTAAAAAAGTTTTTTCTTACAACTTGCCGCAATGGAGTACGCTTCAATACATCTCATTGCCAAAAATCGCTAATGGCGTTTATCAATGTGTGATTAGCAGTGGTAATGAAAGGGTGCATAAGAAGTTGGTTGTCTTTAAGGAGTAA
- a CDS encoding KUP/HAK/KT family potassium transporter has translation MRHDALNKITLGGLLVTLGIIYGDIGTSPLYVMNAIIGSRPISPELVLGGISCIFWTLTLQTTFKYVFLTLRADNKGEGGIFSLYALVRKTKVKWLVFPAILGGSALLADGLITPAISVSSAVEGVQILHPDIPILPIIVSIIFGLFFIQQFGTNFVGKSFGPIMLLWFSMLFVLGFNQLIQNPTVLKAFNPYYAYQLLVNYPQGFWILGAVFLCTTGAEALYSDLGHVGRKNIYITWSMVKFCLLVNYFGQAAHLLKFEGQTININPFYQLMPEWFLLIGIIISTTAAVVASQAIISGAFTVVNEAIRLNFGPKLRVVYPTDLRGQVYIPTVNWVLCAGCIAVVLFFQHSSNMEGAYGLAIIIDMMMTTTLLSFYLYLKRYPLLLVMLTFLLFIVIEIAFLVANFIKFEHGGYVTMLIAAFLFFTMYVWYAARKIRNQFVDFVKIKDFLEILTNLSKDESIPKYATNLVYLTSANRRDEIESKVMYSLLQKFPKRADIYWFVHVDVLDEPYTMEYKVEEMVNDKVIHIDFRLGFRIEPRINQMFRQVVEELVKNNEVDITSRYTSLKEKNVIGDFRFVVIEKTLSYDNKLTFYEKFVLSAYDFLKMLSLPESKAFGLDTSSVTVENVPLVVKPSGKFRLKRI, from the coding sequence ATGCGTCACGATGCATTAAATAAAATTACATTAGGCGGCCTTTTAGTCACGCTTGGAATCATTTATGGCGACATAGGCACTTCACCGCTGTATGTAATGAATGCCATCATTGGCTCAAGGCCCATAAGCCCTGAACTGGTTTTAGGCGGCATCAGTTGTATTTTCTGGACACTAACACTTCAAACCACATTTAAATATGTTTTTCTCACGCTTAGAGCCGATAATAAAGGTGAGGGTGGCATTTTTTCTCTTTATGCATTGGTAAGAAAGACAAAAGTAAAATGGTTGGTATTTCCTGCTATCTTAGGAGGAAGTGCCCTGCTTGCTGATGGATTAATCACCCCGGCAATTTCTGTATCTTCGGCAGTAGAAGGTGTTCAGATTCTCCATCCAGATATACCTATCTTACCCATCATTGTATCAATCATTTTCGGCTTGTTTTTTATTCAGCAGTTTGGTACCAATTTCGTGGGTAAATCATTTGGCCCTATTATGTTGCTTTGGTTTTCAATGCTGTTTGTGTTAGGATTTAATCAGCTTATTCAAAATCCAACGGTACTAAAAGCATTCAATCCCTACTATGCCTATCAGTTATTGGTTAATTATCCTCAAGGCTTTTGGATATTAGGTGCAGTCTTTCTTTGTACTACCGGTGCCGAAGCACTCTACTCAGATCTGGGACACGTGGGTCGCAAAAATATTTACATCACCTGGAGCATGGTTAAATTTTGTCTTTTAGTCAATTATTTTGGACAAGCAGCTCACCTGCTCAAGTTCGAAGGACAGACGATCAATATCAATCCATTTTACCAACTCATGCCCGAATGGTTTTTATTGATTGGTATTATAATTTCGACTACAGCAGCCGTTGTTGCCAGCCAGGCAATCATCAGTGGTGCGTTTACAGTAGTCAATGAAGCCATTCGACTCAATTTCGGACCAAAGCTGAGGGTAGTTTATCCGACAGACCTGCGCGGGCAGGTTTATATCCCTACGGTTAACTGGGTACTGTGTGCCGGTTGTATTGCCGTGGTTCTATTCTTTCAACATTCATCAAACATGGAAGGTGCCTATGGTCTGGCCATTATCATTGACATGATGATGACTACAACTTTATTATCCTTCTACCTCTATCTAAAACGTTATCCTTTACTGTTGGTCATGCTCACTTTTTTATTGTTTATTGTAATAGAAATAGCCTTTTTAGTAGCCAACTTCATCAAGTTTGAACATGGTGGTTATGTGACCATGCTTATTGCTGCATTCTTGTTTTTCACCATGTACGTGTGGTATGCTGCACGTAAAATCCGCAATCAGTTTGTGGATTTTGTAAAAATAAAAGACTTTTTGGAAATATTAACCAACCTGAGCAAAGACGAATCTATTCCTAAGTATGCAACCAACCTTGTATATCTGACCAGTGCTAACCGCAGAGATGAAATAGAATCGAAAGTGATGTATTCTCTCTTACAGAAATTTCCGAAGCGTGCCGACATTTACTGGTTTGTACACGTAGATGTGCTTGACGAACCTTATACCATGGAGTATAAAGTAGAAGAAATGGTTAACGATAAAGTTATCCATATTGATTTCCGGTTGGGTTTCCGGATTGAGCCCCGCATCAATCAAATGTTTCGTCAGGTTGTTGAGGAGCTTGTAAAAAATAATGAAGTTGATATCACCAGCCGATATACTTCGCTTAAAGAAAAGAATGTAATCGGTGATTTTCGTTTTGTTGTTATTGAGAAAACACTTTCCTACGACAACAAACTCACCTTCTACGAGAAGTTTGTACTTAGTGCCTATGACTTTCTAAAAATGCTGAGTTTACCGGAATCAAAAGCATTTGGACTTGACACCAGTTCTGTAACAGTAGAAAATGTTCCACTGGTGGTAAAGCCATCAGGTAAATTTCGATTGAAAAGGATTTAG